The following coding sequences are from one Megamonas funiformis window:
- a CDS encoding S41 family peptidase, translating into MNKILKTIIAVLLIAIISSISTLGLIYYALGFNEQGFSNLMRFITAYRFIETKYVNDTDDVKLIDGAIDGMVKSLNDPHSNYLSPKMYKTLMEQTEGSFAGIGVVMGMDNEQKIHIVGIMENSPGQKAGLQEGDEILAVDGVPVTQMAFDEVAAHVRGQAGTDVVLTIMRDNANQDITITRDNIKLKTVGHKMLDNNIGYIQIVSFSEDTANEFNEAYNDLKNQGMKALVLDLRNNPGGLLTTCVEIAKKLVPKGEIVSIVDKQGNKETYSSSLEAPEYPLVVLINKNSASASEILSGAIQDTKSGTIIGNTSYGKGSVQTILPMFEDDAVKLTIAKYYTPSGRSIDGTGITPDIEINLDENATLDTQLDKALEVLKAQLNNN; encoded by the coding sequence ATGAATAAAATTTTAAAAACTATAATTGCAGTATTACTCATAGCAATTATCTCCTCAATTTCTACCTTAGGTTTAATTTATTATGCTCTCGGTTTTAATGAGCAAGGATTTAGCAATCTAATGCGTTTTATTACAGCTTATCGCTTCATTGAAACAAAATATGTCAACGATACTGATGATGTAAAACTAATTGATGGTGCGATTGATGGCATGGTAAAATCCTTAAATGACCCTCATTCCAATTACCTATCACCTAAAATGTATAAAACCTTAATGGAACAAACAGAAGGCTCTTTTGCTGGTATCGGTGTTGTCATGGGTATGGATAATGAACAAAAAATTCATATAGTCGGCATCATGGAAAATTCTCCAGGGCAAAAAGCAGGTCTTCAAGAAGGTGATGAAATTTTAGCCGTTGATGGGGTACCAGTAACTCAAATGGCATTTGATGAAGTAGCTGCCCATGTTCGTGGACAAGCTGGTACCGATGTAGTTTTAACCATTATGCGCGATAATGCAAATCAAGATATAACAATTACACGCGACAATATAAAATTAAAAACTGTCGGTCATAAAATGTTAGATAACAATATCGGTTATATTCAAATAGTATCTTTCTCTGAAGACACTGCCAATGAATTTAATGAAGCTTACAATGATTTAAAAAATCAAGGTATGAAGGCACTTGTATTAGATTTGCGCAACAATCCTGGCGGACTTTTGACAACTTGTGTTGAAATTGCTAAAAAACTTGTACCTAAAGGAGAAATTGTTTCTATTGTTGATAAACAAGGAAATAAAGAAACATACTCTTCATCTTTAGAAGCTCCTGAATATCCTCTTGTTGTCTTAATCAATAAAAACAGTGCTAGTGCATCTGAAATACTTTCTGGCGCTATTCAAGATACAAAATCAGGTACAATAATCGGTAATACTTCTTATGGTAAAGGCTCTGTGCAAACAATCTTACCTATGTTTGAAGATGATGCTGTAAAATTAACTATTGCTAAGTACTATACACCAAGCGGACGTTCTATAGATGGCACAGGTATCACACCTGATATTGAAATAAATTTAGATGAAAATGCTACTTTAGATACACAATTAGACAAAGCATTGGAAGTTTTAAAAGCTCAATTAAATAATAATTAA
- a CDS encoding murein hydrolase activator EnvC family protein, with translation MKKFLILSLLLCFFMTNTPLVFAESLSEKQERIEQQAQEEKNKIQEATDKLNEVSEKMRILQAELDEANTAYKEIKAKLDNANEQIAQKEKQLADTEQSLKKNQKYLQKRVRDIYIHGQISYLDILFGAKDFSDFLTRMDLIKRILRYDYDLITKIHQERNSIIQTKAELEKEKTATEKLYDEAKTKKFALDDKKSALDKMIDRIKYDKETSEKAYKELMNASEQIALMIQRRGSSAYVGTGQMIWPLGGPITSEYGWRTHPIYGNARYHSGIDIGGDYGMNIYAADSGTVTYSGWISGYGNTVIIDHGNGVSTLYGHNQSLTVSVGQNISQGDVIAHCGSTGNSTGPHCHFEVRVNGEPTNPYDYL, from the coding sequence ATGAAAAAATTTCTTATTTTATCTTTATTATTATGCTTTTTTATGACAAATACACCTCTTGTTTTTGCCGAAAGCCTTTCTGAAAAACAAGAACGCATTGAACAACAAGCCCAAGAAGAAAAAAATAAAATACAAGAAGCCACTGATAAATTAAACGAGGTTTCTGAAAAAATGCGTATCTTGCAAGCAGAATTAGATGAAGCAAATACAGCTTATAAGGAAATAAAAGCTAAATTAGACAATGCTAATGAACAGATTGCTCAAAAGGAAAAACAATTAGCAGATACTGAACAATCATTGAAAAAGAACCAGAAATATTTACAAAAACGTGTACGTGATATCTATATACATGGACAAATTTCTTATCTAGATATTTTATTTGGTGCAAAAGATTTTTCAGATTTTTTGACTAGAATGGATTTAATCAAAAGAATTTTACGCTATGATTATGATTTAATCACTAAAATTCATCAAGAACGCAATAGCATTATACAAACTAAAGCAGAATTAGAAAAAGAAAAAACTGCTACAGAAAAATTATATGATGAAGCTAAAACTAAAAAATTTGCTCTTGATGATAAAAAATCCGCTCTTGATAAAATGATAGATAGAATAAAATATGACAAAGAAACATCAGAAAAAGCATATAAAGAACTCATGAATGCATCTGAACAAATTGCTTTAATGATACAAAGACGAGGCTCTTCGGCATATGTCGGCACAGGGCAAATGATTTGGCCTTTAGGTGGCCCTATAACTTCTGAATATGGCTGGCGAACTCACCCTATTTATGGCAATGCTCGCTATCATAGCGGTATTGATATTGGTGGTGATTATGGCATGAATATCTATGCTGCTGACTCTGGTACTGTAACATATTCAGGCTGGATTAGCGGTTATGGCAATACTGTCATTATCGACCATGGAAATGGTGTTTCTACACTTTATGGTCATAATCAATCACTCACTGTAAGTGTCGGTCAAAATATCTCTCAAGGCGATGTCATAGCTCATTGTGGCTCTACAGGAAATTCCACAGGCCCTCATTGTCATTTTGAAGTTCGTGTCAATGGTGAACCTACTAATCCATATGACTATTTATAA
- the ftsX gene encoding permease-like cell division protein FtsX, whose protein sequence is MKLSTSEYFIKEVYTSFKRNIWMTLASIFTVVLSLFILGFFSIVILNLNKMADTLESQVQISVYLKDDLSQEEIDETKETLSKIEGLQDIKFTTREEAMKNFKERLGDQQFLLDALDDTNPLPNSFSLTVTSPQQVKTIADTAAALDSVESASYSQDIINHLFNLTHLIRLIGVALIILLTGAAIFIISNTIRLTVFARRKEIAIMKYVGATDWFIRWPFLLEGICLGFIGGGLATIFLYIVYNQVTQEIYEAMAFFPLIPQHPFIDYISLAILVAGIIIGALGSTISLKRFLKV, encoded by the coding sequence ATGAAGCTTAGTACAAGTGAATATTTTATCAAAGAAGTCTATACCTCTTTTAAACGCAACATTTGGATGACTTTAGCTTCCATTTTTACCGTAGTTCTTTCTTTATTTATCTTAGGTTTTTTCTCTATCGTCATTTTAAATTTAAATAAAATGGCAGACACATTAGAATCACAAGTACAAATAAGCGTATATTTGAAAGATGATTTATCCCAAGAAGAAATCGATGAAACTAAAGAAACTTTGAGTAAAATAGAAGGATTACAAGATATTAAATTCACTACTCGTGAAGAAGCTATGAAAAATTTCAAAGAACGTCTAGGCGACCAACAATTTTTATTAGATGCTTTAGACGATACGAATCCTCTACCTAATTCTTTTTCTTTGACTGTTACTTCTCCTCAGCAAGTAAAAACTATAGCTGATACAGCAGCTGCTCTCGATAGTGTAGAATCTGCTTCCTATAGTCAGGATATCATCAATCATCTATTCAATCTGACTCACTTAATTCGTTTAATTGGTGTAGCTTTAATAATCCTATTGACTGGTGCTGCTATTTTTATCATTTCAAATACAATACGCCTCACTGTATTTGCTCGCAGAAAAGAAATAGCCATCATGAAATATGTTGGTGCAACTGACTGGTTTATTCGCTGGCCTTTCCTTCTTGAAGGCATTTGTCTTGGCTTTATCGGTGGGGGTTTAGCTACTATATTTCTTTATATAGTCTACAATCAAGTTACTCAGGAAATCTATGAAGCTATGGCATTTTTCCCACTCATTCCGCAACACCCATTCATTGATTATATCAGCCTTGCTATCTTAGTTGCAGGAATTATCATTGGTGCTTTGGGCAGTACCATTTCTTTAAAAAGATTTCTAAAAGTTTAA
- the ftsE gene encoding cell division ATP-binding protein FtsE has product MTNKPIISMEKIFKKYENNALALNDINVEIHKGEFVFIVGPSGAGKSTFMRMLLHETLPTSGTVIINGYNITKMKRQDIPYLRRSLGIVFQDYRLLPDKTVYENVAFAMRVIEAPRRLIQHSVNSVLDVVGLKDKYNCFPHQLSGGEQQRVAIARAIVNQPAIVIADEPTGNLDPETTWGIMEIFYRINKAGTTIVMATHNKEIVDTMQRRVLTIENGQIIRDVAQGGYSDEA; this is encoded by the coding sequence ATGACTAATAAACCAATTATTAGTATGGAAAAAATATTTAAAAAATATGAAAATAATGCTCTAGCTCTAAATGATATAAATGTAGAAATTCATAAAGGGGAATTTGTTTTTATCGTAGGTCCAAGTGGAGCTGGTAAATCCACCTTTATGCGCATGCTTTTACATGAAACCTTGCCTACTTCTGGAACAGTTATCATCAATGGATATAATATCACTAAAATGAAACGACAAGATATTCCTTATTTACGTCGTAGTCTAGGTATTGTTTTCCAAGATTATCGCCTTTTACCAGATAAAACGGTTTATGAAAATGTTGCCTTTGCTATGCGAGTTATCGAAGCACCTCGCCGTCTAATACAACACAGCGTAAATAGTGTTTTAGATGTCGTAGGTTTGAAAGATAAATATAATTGTTTTCCTCATCAATTATCCGGTGGTGAACAGCAACGTGTAGCTATAGCTAGAGCTATTGTCAATCAACCTGCTATCGTCATTGCTGACGAGCCAACAGGAAATCTTGACCCAGAAACTACATGGGGCATCATGGAAATATTTTATCGCATCAATAAAGCTGGTACTACAATCGTCATGGCTACTCATAATAAAGAAATTGTAGACACTATGCAACGACGCGTATTAACTATTGAAAACGGTCAAATTATTCGCGATGTTGCTCAAGGAGGTTATAGTGATGAAGCTTAG
- a CDS encoding methionyl aminopeptidase: protein MLDTDLCWCGSNKAYKDCHKQFDEHLNSIKLKAFKGQKRPPRNIIKNEKDIEGIRKSGIINNGALDLIASKICAGMDTETINLLAHNYIVEHGGIPACLNYEGYPKSICVSINNVVCHGIPSRDIVLKDGDIVNVDVTTILDGYYADASRMFMIGNVSDKARKLVEVTKECMEIGIKAIKPWGFVGDIGAVVEHHAHKHGYSVVEDLGGHGVGKKFHEEPFVAHFGKKNTGMLLVPGMVLTVEPMINMGARHVVLDPVDEWTIYTKDGSLSAQWEKTVLITETGTEILAD, encoded by the coding sequence ATGTTAGATACTGATTTATGTTGGTGTGGCAGTAATAAAGCATATAAAGACTGCCATAAACAATTTGACGAACACTTAAATTCCATTAAATTAAAGGCATTCAAAGGTCAAAAAAGACCACCTCGCAATATTATAAAAAATGAAAAAGATATTGAAGGTATTCGCAAAAGTGGCATTATAAATAATGGTGCTCTTGATTTAATAGCTTCTAAAATTTGTGCTGGCATGGATACAGAAACTATCAATTTATTAGCACATAATTATATCGTTGAACATGGCGGTATTCCTGCTTGCTTAAATTATGAAGGCTATCCAAAAAGTATCTGCGTATCTATTAATAATGTAGTTTGTCATGGTATTCCTAGTCGTGATATCGTTTTAAAAGATGGCGATATTGTAAATGTAGATGTAACTACTATTCTTGATGGATATTATGCTGATGCTTCTCGTATGTTTATGATAGGTAATGTTTCTGATAAAGCAAGAAAGTTAGTAGAAGTTACTAAAGAATGTATGGAAATCGGTATTAAAGCTATTAAACCATGGGGCTTTGTTGGTGATATCGGAGCTGTTGTTGAACATCATGCACATAAACACGGTTATTCTGTAGTTGAAGATTTAGGTGGTCATGGTGTTGGTAAAAAGTTCCATGAAGAACCATTCGTAGCTCATTTTGGTAAAAAAAATACAGGTATGCTTCTCGTTCCTGGTATGGTTTTAACTGTTGAACCAATGATTAATATGGGTGCTCGTCATGTAGTCTTAGACCCAGTAGATGAATGGACAATCTATACAAAAGACGGTTCTTTATCTGCACAATGGGAAAAAACTGTATTAATCACTGAAACTGGTACAGAAATACTTGCTGATTAA
- a CDS encoding YdeI/OmpD-associated family protein, which translates to MKEVKPINILKAKNREELRLWLENNYETQKECWVIVKRGKSQNDDTFWYIDAVEEALCFGWIDSTVKNLIME; encoded by the coding sequence ATGAAAGAAGTAAAACCTATAAATATATTAAAGGCTAAAAATAGAGAAGAATTAAGACTGTGGCTAGAAAATAATTATGAAACACAAAAAGAATGTTGGGTGATAGTAAAACGAGGTAAGTCACAAAATGATGATACATTTTGGTATATAGATGCTGTGGAGGAAGCTTTGTGCTTTGGTTGGATAGATAGTACGGTAAAAAACTTGATAATGGAATAA
- a CDS encoding YdeI/OmpD-associated family protein, whose translation MSEKGFNIDIDILEALKKDEIVWANFHKFPSLYQRVRIDTIQIKKKNPQLFQKRLEKLIENTKNGIVYGEWNDNGRLLNY comes from the coding sequence ATGTCGGAAAAGGGATTTAATATTGATATAGATATATTAGAAGCATTGAAAAAAGATGAGATAGTTTGGGCAAATTTCCATAAGTTTCCATCATTATATCAACGTGTACGCATAGATACTATTCAAATAAAAAAGAAAAATCCTCAATTATTTCAAAAAAGATTAGAAAAATTAATTGAAAATACAAAGAATGGTATTGTGTATGGAGAATGGAATGATAATGGAAGATTATTAAATTATTAG
- the hpf gene encoding ribosome hibernation-promoting factor, HPF/YfiA family, with protein MATFTIRGKNIEVTPALRDYVEKKVGKVTKYFDNVGEITVLLTVSKDRHIVEVTVPVQGILLRGQEATMDMYTSIDLVIEKIERQIRKYKTKLEKRFREGSIRTEMMTPPAKPVEEDEAVVIKTKRFVVKPMDVQEAIMQMNLLNHDFFVYRDDKTEDVNVVYKRKDGKYGLIESGV; from the coding sequence ATGGCAACATTCACTATTAGAGGCAAAAACATTGAAGTCACTCCAGCACTTCGCGATTATGTAGAAAAGAAAGTAGGAAAAGTAACAAAATACTTCGATAATGTTGGAGAAATTACCGTCCTTCTTACAGTATCAAAAGACCGTCATATTGTAGAAGTTACTGTACCTGTTCAGGGAATTTTATTACGCGGACAGGAAGCAACAATGGATATGTATACATCTATTGATTTAGTTATCGAAAAAATTGAACGTCAGATTCGTAAATATAAAACTAAATTGGAAAAACGTTTCCGTGAAGGTAGTATCAGAACTGAAATGATGACTCCACCTGCAAAACCTGTTGAAGAAGATGAAGCAGTTGTTATTAAAACAAAACGTTTTGTGGTAAAACCTATGGATGTTCAAGAAGCTATTATGCAGATGAATTTATTAAACCATGATTTCTTCGTATATCGTGATGATAAAACTGAAGATGTTAACGTTGTTTACAAACGTAAAGATGGTAAATATGGTTTAATTGAGTCTGGTGTATAA
- the secA gene encoding preprotein translocase subunit SecA: MFGFIKRFLGDNNESEIRRMRGIVEKINALEPQMKQLSDGSLYGKTSDFKDRIANGESLDSILPEAFATVREASRRVLGMRHFDVQMIGGICLHEGKIAEMRTGEGKTLVATLAVYLNALTGKGVHMITVNDYLAKRDSEWMGRLYRSLGLTVGLITHDMDFPSRKFAYNCDITFGTNNEFGFDYLRDNMVVSKEQMVQRELNYAIIDEVDSILIDEARTPLIISGPGAKSTDMYAIMAKAVANLKEGEDYVLNEKEKTVSPNDSAVAKVEKALNIKNLYDSANIEMSHCFTQALRAKAMMKRDRDYVVRDGEIVIVDEFTGRLMFGRRYSEGLHQAIEAKEGVKIQRESQTLATITFQNYFRMYEKLAGMTGTAKTEENEFLKIYKLPVIVVPTNKPIKRIDYPDVIYKTKKAKMKAVINTIKECHAKGQPVLVGTTSIVQSEEVSAQLKRQGIDHKVLNAKYHEMEAEIIKDAGQKGAVTIATNMAGRGTDISLGEGVAEVGGLYVIGTERHESRRIDNQLRGRAGRQGDPGASRFFLSLEDDLMRLFGSDNIANIMEKLGMGEDDPIEHKLVTRSIEQAQKKVEARNFDIRKHVIEYDDVMNQQREVIYDQRRKILLGENLYENIIEMVKRIIDSQMDRYANEKLYPEEWTLDGLIQEAEDIYAPKGTLVKEQLEAMSRDELKETLYKVAKDNYDNREKLFGSEVMRDLERIIMLKVVDNKWMEHLDHMDMLREGISLRAYGQRNPLVEYKIEGHDMFQAMIDNIQEDIAKLMYRVNVVREQPQPEDRLKNATVNHGESISKSPQAKSNNIGRNDLCPCGSGKKYKNCCGKNK, translated from the coding sequence TTGTTCGGCTTTATTAAAAGATTTTTAGGCGATAATAATGAAAGTGAAATTCGCCGTATGCGCGGTATTGTAGAAAAAATAAACGCTTTAGAACCGCAAATGAAACAGCTGAGCGATGGCTCATTATATGGAAAAACAAGTGATTTTAAAGACCGTATAGCAAATGGTGAATCTTTAGATAGTATTTTGCCAGAAGCTTTCGCAACTGTTCGTGAAGCTTCTAGACGTGTGCTTGGTATGCGTCATTTTGATGTACAGATGATTGGTGGTATTTGCCTACATGAAGGTAAAATCGCTGAAATGCGTACAGGTGAAGGTAAAACATTAGTAGCTACATTAGCTGTATATTTAAATGCGTTAACTGGTAAAGGCGTGCATATGATTACAGTTAATGATTATTTGGCAAAACGTGATAGCGAATGGATGGGTAGATTATATCGTTCTTTAGGATTAACAGTTGGTTTAATCACTCATGATATGGATTTCCCTTCTCGTAAATTTGCTTATAATTGCGATATTACTTTCGGTACAAATAATGAATTTGGTTTTGACTATTTAAGAGATAATATGGTTGTATCTAAAGAACAGATGGTACAACGTGAATTAAATTATGCTATCATCGATGAAGTAGATAGTATTTTAATTGATGAAGCTAGAACACCACTTATTATTTCTGGTCCTGGTGCAAAATCTACTGATATGTATGCTATCATGGCAAAAGCTGTAGCAAATTTAAAAGAAGGAGAAGATTATGTTTTAAATGAAAAAGAAAAAACAGTTTCTCCTAATGATTCTGCTGTAGCAAAAGTAGAAAAAGCATTAAATATTAAAAACTTATATGATAGTGCTAATATAGAAATGTCTCATTGCTTTACACAAGCACTTCGTGCCAAAGCAATGATGAAACGCGACCGCGATTATGTTGTTCGTGATGGTGAAATCGTCATTGTCGATGAGTTTACAGGTCGTTTGATGTTTGGTAGACGTTATTCTGAAGGTTTACATCAAGCTATTGAAGCTAAAGAAGGTGTAAAAATTCAGCGTGAATCTCAAACTTTAGCAACAATCACTTTCCAGAATTATTTCCGTATGTATGAAAAATTAGCTGGTATGACAGGTACAGCAAAAACAGAGGAAAATGAATTCTTAAAGATTTATAAATTACCAGTAATTGTAGTACCTACAAATAAACCTATTAAACGTATTGATTATCCTGATGTTATTTATAAAACTAAAAAAGCTAAAATGAAAGCAGTAATCAATACAATAAAAGAATGTCATGCTAAAGGTCAGCCAGTCTTAGTAGGTACAACTTCTATCGTTCAGTCTGAAGAAGTAAGTGCACAATTGAAAAGACAAGGTATCGACCATAAAGTATTAAATGCTAAATATCATGAAATGGAAGCTGAAATCATTAAAGACGCAGGTCAAAAAGGTGCTGTAACTATTGCCACTAATATGGCTGGTCGTGGTACAGATATCAGCTTAGGTGAAGGCGTAGCAGAAGTTGGCGGTCTTTATGTAATTGGTACAGAACGTCATGAATCTCGTCGTATTGATAATCAGTTACGTGGTCGTGCTGGTCGTCAAGGTGACCCAGGTGCATCACGTTTCTTCTTATCCTTAGAAGATGATTTAATGCGTCTATTTGGTTCTGATAATATCGCCAATATCATGGAAAAACTTGGTATGGGTGAAGATGATCCAATTGAACATAAATTAGTTACTCGTTCCATTGAACAGGCACAGAAAAAAGTTGAAGCACGTAACTTCGATATTCGTAAACATGTCATTGAATATGATGATGTCATGAATCAACAGCGTGAAGTTATTTATGACCAACGTCGTAAGATTTTACTTGGTGAAAATCTCTATGAAAATATCATTGAAATGGTTAAACGTATAATTGACAGCCAGATGGATAGATATGCTAATGAAAAACTTTATCCAGAAGAATGGACATTAGATGGTTTAATCCAAGAAGCAGAAGATATTTATGCACCAAAAGGAACTCTAGTAAAAGAACAATTAGAAGCGATGAGTCGTGATGAATTAAAAGAAACTTTATATAAAGTAGCTAAAGATAATTATGATAATCGTGAAAAATTATTCGGCAGTGAAGTAATGCGTGATTTAGAACGCATCATTATGCTTAAAGTTGTAGATAATAAATGGATGGAACATTTAGATCATATGGATATGCTTCGTGAAGGTATTAGCTTGCGTGCTTATGGTCAAAGAAATCCATTAGTTGAATATAAAATTGAAGGTCATGATATGTTCCAAGCAATGATCGATAATATTCAAGAAGATATTGCAAAATTGATGTATCGTGTAAATGTTGTTCGTGAACAACCACAGCCAGAAGACCGTTTGAAAAATGCAACTGTAAATCATGGTGAAAGTATTTCTAAATCCCCACAGGCAAAAAGCAATAATATAGGTAGAAATGACCTTTGTCCTTGTGGTAGCGGTAAAAAATATAAAAACTGTTGTGGCAAAAATAAATAA
- the prfB gene encoding peptide chain release factor 2 (programmed frameshift), with the protein MLEDLHTTIVAIEKKLTEMGDSLDIARKEEKIAELEYKMGEPTFWDDPDQAQKITQELNGVKAGVDKYKNILHKFEEMQILWEMGMEDKDETVCDDVEAEIKEINEAIEQLELELLLSGKYDANNAILTLHAGAGGTEAQDWTQMLLRMYGRWAERNGFSVETADLLPGDEAGVKSVTLLIKGHNAYGYLKSEKGVHRLVRISPFDANSRRHTSFSACDVMPEIDDDVEVDINMADVRVDTYRASGAGGQHINKTDSAVRMTHIPTGVVAQCQSERSQLQNREQCLRLLRARLFELEMEKKEKELAALEGDQQKIEWGSQIRSYVFHPYNLVKDHRTNTETSDTQGVMDGDINKFIESYLHAKANHII; encoded by the exons ATGCTAGAAGATTTACACACTACGATTGTAGCGATAGAAAAAAAGCTCACTGAAATGGGGGATTCACTT GACATCGCTCGCAAAGAAGAAAAAATTGCTGAGCTAGAATATAAAATGGGTGAACCTACTTTTTGGGACGATCCAGACCAAGCCCAAAAAATCACTCAAGAATTAAATGGTGTCAAAGCTGGTGTAGACAAATATAAAAACATTCTCCATAAATTTGAAGAAATGCAGATTTTATGGGAAATGGGCATGGAAGATAAAGATGAAACTGTTTGCGATGATGTAGAAGCAGAGATTAAAGAAATCAATGAAGCTATAGAACAGTTGGAATTAGAATTATTATTATCAGGAAAATATGATGCTAATAATGCAATTTTGACTCTACATGCAGGTGCTGGCGGAACAGAAGCGCAAGACTGGACACAGATGTTATTACGCATGTATGGACGTTGGGCAGAACGCAATGGCTTTAGCGTAGAAACAGCAGATTTATTGCCAGGTGATGAAGCTGGGGTAAAATCTGTTACTTTATTGATTAAAGGTCATAATGCTTATGGCTATTTAAAATCAGAAAAAGGCGTTCATCGTTTAGTTAGAATTTCTCCATTTGATGCTAACTCCCGTAGACATACATCTTTCTCTGCTTGTGATGTTATGCCAGAAATTGATGATGATGTAGAAGTGGATATCAATATGGCTGATGTACGTGTAGATACTTATCGTGCAAGTGGTGCAGGTGGACAGCATATCAATAAAACTGACTCTGCTGTACGTATGACACATATTCCAACAGGTGTTGTAGCACAATGTCAAAGTGAACGTTCTCAGTTACAAAACCGTGAACAATGTTTGCGTTTACTTCGTGCTAGACTTTTTGAACTTGAAATGGAAAAGAAAGAAAAAGAACTTGCAGCACTTGAAGGTGACCAGCAAAAAATTGAATGGGGTAGCCAGATTCGCTCTTATGTATTCCACCCATATAACTTAGTAAAAGACCATAGAACAAATACAGAAACAAGTGATACACAAGGCGTAATGGACGGAGATATCAATAAATTTATTGAATCTTATCTACATGCAAAAGCTAATCATATAATTTAA
- a CDS encoding DUF2993 domain-containing protein, translated as MRKLLIGLILVVVIALAGATYILPTYISNQISGRIERSLQTDSVSANIETSPSFMMLFGQVDNIDIEATNIKLDKVNLNKLSLKGENIEISVQDLLLARRLVINSADNLTITGLIDENNLAQLLAKEVDKISDIAVKITPDNVEATGKISFLGQEATINVKGIIVVEGKNLLFRITDANTENRLFGKIGISFTKDIFLVSTDKLPLEGAKFTRVEQQNGQVLIEAGINK; from the coding sequence TTGCGAAAATTATTAATTGGTTTAATCCTTGTAGTTGTAATAGCATTGGCAGGTGCAACTTATATATTACCAACATATATAAGTAATCAAATATCTGGACGTATAGAAAGAAGTTTGCAAACTGATTCTGTTAGTGCCAATATAGAAACATCACCTAGCTTTATGATGCTATTTGGTCAAGTAGATAATATAGATATTGAAGCTACAAATATAAAATTAGATAAAGTAAATTTAAATAAGTTATCTTTAAAGGGCGAAAATATAGAGATTAGCGTACAAGATTTATTATTAGCTCGTAGATTGGTGATAAACTCAGCTGATAATTTAACAATAACAGGTCTAATCGATGAAAATAATTTAGCTCAATTATTAGCAAAAGAAGTAGATAAAATTTCTGATATAGCAGTAAAAATTACACCTGATAATGTTGAGGCTACAGGAAAAATTTCTTTCTTAGGGCAAGAAGCAACTATCAATGTAAAAGGTATTATTGTAGTGGAAGGGAAAAATTTACTTTTCCGCATTACAGATGCTAATACAGAAAACAGATTGTTTGGTAAAATTGGTATAAGTTTCACTAAAGATATATTCTTAGTTTCAACAGATAAATTACCATTAGAAGGTGCAAAATTTACTAGAGTAGAACAGCAAAATGGTCAAGTACTTATTGAGGCAGGTATCAATAAGTAA